The Allocoprobacillus halotolerans nucleotide sequence ATTATTCAACAATACCCATATCTTTTCTTTTTCAGGGAGAGTCTTGACAGATTTGGAGAATAAATAGCCATCTCCATTTTCTTTAGAAAAAGCAATGTTTTGAGTGCAGTTCAATCCCTTGTCAGCTACATGTATAGTTTTTCCTGAAATTTGGTTTTTCTTTTTAAGATCATGAATCACATCTCTTAAGACTGGCTTTTCACTTTCATTACCAGGAAACAGCTTCATGCCAATAGGGATTTGATTGGCATCAAGCAATAGCCCTAAACTCACAATAGGGTCTTTTCTATTTTCTTTTGATGGACCCTTTCGTCTAAAATTATCTTCTTTATCGATTTCAAAATAGAAATTGGTACAATCAAAATAAGTCCTTGAAGTATTGATATTATAGACTTTCTTCATCTGCTCATTAAAAATCTCGATGAACTTGCCGTAATCATTGCCCATGAATGCAAGACCGTCTAGAAGCTGATTATAAGAAAAATGAGTGGCACCTCTCAATTGAGGAATAACTTCATGAAAAGTTCTGTATTTACTGCAAGGATTCACAAGTCGGGCAAAAATAAGAGAGGAAAGCAATTCGTACAGATCAAATTCAAAAGAATTGGAAATATTGAAATAGTCAACAAACTTTTTGATATTCATTTTATTCAGTAAAGAAACAAAAGGAAAATATCCTAAATAAAGTTCAGGAGATGATTCAGAAATTTTGAGAGCCTGACTGTTAGAAATTTCATCATTAAGAGCATTGACTTCTTTTTGGAAATGAGCGATAGGATCATCAATTCCTTTGGCTTTCCAAGATTCGACAGAAGCGAGGGATTTAAAGGTGCGGTGAGCTCCACAGCGTTTTTGAGGGGAATAGTAACTTTCCACGATAGAAAGGTAGGTACGCCCGTTACGATGAGTTTTTTTAAGAAAATAAGCCATAAATAACCTCCATAATAGATATCACTAGTATCACTATATAAATTATAACATAAAAAAATAAATAAAAAAAGATAAAAAACAAAAAAAGCCGATAAAATCGGCATAATATAATATTTGATAAAAAAGGATTACTAAAAAATATAGTGAGAACTCCTAAAGACGGGAAAAGGTGGGAAGATAGAAGTTTATTATCATAATGAACTCAAGGAAACCATAGATATATCAAAAAACCAAATATATACTTTTGAAGGTGATTATGGAACTTTTCATTTAGAAGTTAAAGATTATCAATATCGTGCCATTGATGTTGAATGTCCTAATCACGATTGTGAAGAAGAAGGTTGGATTCAAGAAGGAAGTTCAAGAAAAATTATTTGTGTGCCTAATAATATTTATGTTGTCCAAGCAGATATTGCGCCTAAATATTAATGATAAGCTCAGATTAAGAAAATGTTCACAGTCAATTCATAAGCTTAAGTTATGATATAAGTGTCTTAAGATAAGACATATAATATTGAGATATAGACGACCTCTCCCTATATGTAAAATGCGTCTATACAAGAAGAACGTCAATTTCCCGCGTTCTTCTTTTTTTACAATGGATTTTAAAATGTCACATATGATAGTGATTTATTATATAAAAAAGTTCACATAAAGTTGATATTAAATTCACAATAAATTCATATCAATAGGTTAATATATAAGTGTCTTAAGACAAGACATATAATATAAGATATAGACGACCCCTCTCCCTATATATAAAATTCGTCTATACAATAAAAAAGAACGTTTCCCCACGTTCTTTTTTATTGTAGAATAATACCACGTGTTATACGCGTGGTAAGGAAAGAGCTTAAAGCGTTGTAAGTAAAAAGCCTCCAATGGTATAATGAACTTAGCCTGGCAGCTAAGAAATAAAATAATCAAAGGAAGTGTGTCTATGAAAGACACAAATAGTTTATTACATACATCATATAGATGCAAATATCATATAGTTATAGTGCCAAAATATAGAAGATTGATTATATATAATAAATTGAGAAAGGATATCATAGAGATACTTGTAATGCTGATTAACAGATTCAAAGATGTAGAACTGATAGAGGAACATGCATGTCCTGATCATATCCATATGTTACTTGAAATACCACCAAAATATTCCATATTAGAATTTATGGGACAGTTGAAGTCAAAGTCAACACTGATGATATTTGACAGACATGCGAACTTGAAATATAAGTTCGGGAATAGACCTTTCTGGGCAGAAGGGTATTTTGTAGATTTATGCCGATAACGGTATAAGTAGATACAGTAGGAAAAAACGAAAAAATGATAAAGGAATATATACAAAATCAATTGCAGGAAGACAAGATATATGATCAGATGAGTTTAAAAGAATTTATAGGCCCGTTTACGGGTGAGCTGGTGGAAAGTGGCAAAAATAAAAAGCCCCTTAAGGGCTAGCCAGTAAAGGAGGTTGCGACTGTCAGGCTTCGATAGCTGAAGACCTCCGCAACAAAATGCCCTTCTAGGACCTGTACATACCACGTCTTTTAAGCGTGGTTATGATATAATTTGAAAATGTTTGAGAGCATTTTCAATACCATTTTGATCAATATTTGTTGTGATATAAGATACTTTATCAAATAAAATAGGGTTACTATTTCCCATAGCGACAGATTCATGCGTATATGTTAACATAGGTAAATCATTTGTTGAATCACCAATGCTGATAGTATCTTTAAGTGTATATCCAAGATGGTCAACTAAATATTGAATACCGGTTGCTTTAGAGTAGGGCAATGGGACAATTTCTAAAAAATCAACATCTCGTTGGATGATATGAAAATCGTTTTGTAAAGCTTGTTTAAATGCATCAATTTGTGTATCAGGTTGATACCAAGTTGTGAGTTTGTCAAAAGAAACAATCTCTTGATGAGAAAAGTCGCCAACATGAAAACCAAGTTTTTGGTAATGTTTTTGAATAGTTTGAATAAAAGGATGTTTTAAATGTTGAGAAAAATAGACACCATCACTTCCCTCTAACATTGCATCAAGCTGATATTTTTCAATAGCGTTGATAACTTTTTGTTTGAGTTTATCATCTAATTGAGCATGAAATAATGTTTGGTTGTGATATTGTATATAAGTGCCACAACCACATATATATCCATCAAAAGGAATGTCTGTGATAATAGAATCAATTGTAGAAATAGGACGACCAGTATTGATAAAACAAAGGTGTCCATTTTTTTGTGCTGTTTGAATGGCATGAATTGTGGAATCAGGTACAGTTCCTGTTTTTTCATCTAATAAGGTACCATCTATATCAAAAAAGATAAGTTTTGTATGCATAATTATTCTCCTTTTTTCTTTTATCATAAGCCATGAATTAAAGAGGGTCAAGAGATAATTATGATGTTGTATTGCGAAAAAATTATCTCTATGATATAATTTTTGAAACTATGAGAGGGGTAGATAGAAATGTATAAGATTTTACACAAAGAAAAATTAAATGATGTTGTAGAGTTAATGGTTGTTCATGCACCCCATGTTTCGAGAAAATGTGAACCTGGGCAGTTTATTATTTTAAGAGTTGGTGAAGATGGTGAAAGAATTCCATTAACGATTGCAGATTATGATAGAGAAAAAGAAACGATTACAATCATTTATCAAATTGTTGGGTATTCTACAAAAGTGTTGGCTTCATTAAATGAAGGTGATGAAATCACTGACTTTGTAGGACCTTTAGGTGAACCAACAAAGCTTCATGCTTCTAGGCATGTTGTTGGGGTTGCTGGTGGTGTTGGAAGTGCACTCGCTTTATCCACAGCTAAGAGCATTAGCCAATATGGGTGTTGATGTGGATGTAATTATTGGTGGTAGAGAAGCACAATATGTCTTATGGGCTGATGAGTTTAGAAAATTCTGTAAGAATGTTTATATTACAACGGATGATGGATCATTAGGTACAAAAGGTTTTGTCACTCAAGTGCTTGGAGATATGATTGATCGTGGTGAAGTGATTGATGAAGTCATTGCGATTGGACCAGTACCAATGATGAAGGCTGTTGTTGGAGTTACAAAGCCACACAATATTAAGACTTCTGTATCCTTGAATCCAATCATGATTGATGGGACAGGGATGTGTGGATGCTGTCGTGTCAGCGTAGATGGAAAAATCAAGTTTGCCTGTGTTGATGGACCCGATTTTGATGGATTGCAGGTTGACTTTGATGAATTGATGGCTCGCCAGAGAATGTTCAAGGAAGAAGAACATCAAATGGATGAAAAGGCCAATCGTATGTGTAATTTAATGGGAGGTGTCAGATAATGCCAAATATGTCATTGGAAAAGGTGAAAATGCCTGAACAGGAACCTCAAGTAAGAAATCAGAACTTCAAAGAAGTGGCTTTAGGATATACAAAAGAACAGGCAATGGAAGAAGCAACGAGATGCTTGAACTGTAAACATAGTCCATGTAAGAATGGATGTCCTGTAG carries:
- a CDS encoding HAD family hydrolase, with protein sequence MHTKLIFFDIDGTLLDEKTGTVPDSTIHAIQTAQKNGHLCFINTGRPISTIDSIITDIPFDGYICGCGTYIQYHNQTLFHAQLDDKLKQKVINAIEKYQLDAMLEGSDGVYFSQHLKHPFIQTIQKHYQKLGFHVGDFSHQEIVSFDKLTTWYQPDTQIDAFKQALQNDFHIIQRDVDFLEIVPLPYSKATGIQYLVDHLGYTLKDTISIGDSTNDLPMLTYTHESVAMGNSNPILFDKVSYITTNIDQNGIENALKHFQIIS